The sequence below is a genomic window from Nitrospira sp..
TCTCGTTTTCGTTCCTCTTGTTCGCCAGCTATTGCCTCGCGCTCCTGTTGCTCCTGCCCGTACAAGCCGGGATCCGCCATTCAGGCCTGCTCGGCCTCTCCTTCGCACCCGCTGAGCGAACCTCCCGGCCGGTGTTCATCCTGACCGTGCTGTTCTTTGCGTTCATCGACATGGTGATCGATCCCGTGGCGCTTCGCGGCGACCGGTGGTTTCTCGGCAAGATCTATTACTATCCCGACCCCGGCGTGCACTACGGCGTACCCATGGCCAACTATGTCGGCTGGGCGGTGGTTGGATCGATTTCACTCCTGCTCTACTTTCCCCTCGACCGACGACTTGCCGATCCGCTCCCGCCGCATACACCTTCGACGACGCACAGACTCCTCCTGGGAACCGGCCTCTATTATGGCGTGCTGATCTTCAACCTGGCAGTCACCTTCTGGATCGGTGAATCGCTCCAGGGCACGACCGGGCTCCTGATGTACGTGCCGGTCACGGCCATCCTGCTGCTCCGCCTACTCACGCCTGCACCGGCAACACGCTGAGCACGCGCGGCCTTCACCTCAAACCGCCCGCTGCAATTGGCATTCATTCCAGTGAATCTGTATAGTGAAAGGACGGCCTGCGCGCCGCCTGTGAGGTTTGCCACGGATGAAAAAAATCTGCGTGCTGCTGATGCTTGGATTTCTGGCCGCCCTAGGACTTGCCGGGTGGTTCGGGTACCAATCGTATACGACAGGATTCAGTGCCAAGGCCGAACCGAACGAGTTGGAAGTCTTGATTGCCAGACAGGTCCGCCATTTGGCGATTCCCTATGAGAATCGGCGACTCCGCAATCCGCTGCCGCTGACCCAGGAGCTACTGAAGAACGCTCGCGCCCACTTTGCCGACCACTGCGCCTCCTGCCACGCGAACAATGGCAACGGGGACACCGTGATCGGGAAGAATGTGTACCCGAAGGCACCGGACCTCCGGCTCCCCGATACGCAGACAATGTCGGACGGCGAGCTGTTCTTCATCATTCAGAACGGCATTCGCTTCACCGCCATGCCCGGCTGGGGCACCGGCGATCCCGCGAAGGACAGCGGGAGCTGGGAGCTCGTGCATCTCATTCGTCACCTGCCCAGCATTACCGAGGAAGAGCTGCAGGAAATGGCGTCGCTGAATCCCAAGACGAAGAAAGAGTTACAAGAGGAATCGCTGATCGACCAGTTCCTGAGCGGAGACGATACCGCCGCATCCGGCGCGACCGGCGCACACCGCCACTAATGGACCAACGAAAGGACGCTCCCCGTGACATTGCTTCGACTGATGTTTGCCGCACTACTCTTTCTCAGCGCCCCAGCTTTCGTCGCCGCTCATGGCAGCGGCCAACATGTGCTTGGCGTCGTCGCGGCCATTGACGCCA
It includes:
- a CDS encoding carotenoid biosynthesis protein — its product is MELLLLFAKTVLFRPYVFAFLGAFLVSAIALIGWPRTWRFWLISWLTAFVCEYSSTRNGIPFGWYHYNGSTVGQELYISNIPFMDSISFSFLLFASYCLALLLLLPVQAGIRHSGLLGLSFAPAERTSRPVFILTVLFFAFIDMVIDPVALRGDRWFLGKIYYYPDPGVHYGVPMANYVGWAVVGSISLLLYFPLDRRLADPLPPHTPSTTHRLLLGTGLYYGVLIFNLAVTFWIGESLQGTTGLLMYVPVTAILLLRLLTPAPATR
- a CDS encoding c-type cytochrome: MKKICVLLMLGFLAALGLAGWFGYQSYTTGFSAKAEPNELEVLIARQVRHLAIPYENRRLRNPLPLTQELLKNARAHFADHCASCHANNGNGDTVIGKNVYPKAPDLRLPDTQTMSDGELFFIIQNGIRFTAMPGWGTGDPAKDSGSWELVHLIRHLPSITEEELQEMASLNPKTKKELQEESLIDQFLSGDDTAASGATGAHRH